One genomic region from Candidatus Reconcilbacillus cellulovorans encodes:
- a CDS encoding phosphoglucosamine mutase produces MGKYFGTDGVRGVANRELTPELAFRLGRCGGYVLAGGNGTEFGAGACGKRRPTVVIGRDTRVSGPMLEAAIVAGLSSIGVDVVRLGVVTTPGVAFLTKALGADAGVMISASHNPVRDNGIKFFGPDGFKLSDETELAIERLLDQPVDALPRPEGGSIGVVRDDAEAKRRYADYLKSTVDVRFDGLKIALDCANGAAYELAPRLFRELGAEVVVSAAEPDGLNINAGCGSTHIAHLKRVVLESGADFGLAFDGDADRLIAVDGTGEEVDGDALLLMLAIELRRCGKLVNDTIVATVMSNFGFFKAAESLGFRTVQTAVGDRYVMEEMRRGGYSLGGEQSGHIILLDYATTGDGLLTALQVVRTVVRSGKPLSELRSVMRKYPQVLVNVRVRDKNRLYENAAVAEAIRAAERELVGRGRVLVRPSGTESLVRIMAEGPDEGEVRRIAGCLAKVIERELA; encoded by the coding sequence GTGGGAAAATATTTCGGAACCGATGGCGTTCGCGGCGTCGCCAACCGCGAGTTGACGCCAGAGCTGGCGTTTCGGCTCGGCCGCTGCGGCGGTTACGTGTTGGCCGGCGGTAACGGCACGGAATTTGGGGCCGGTGCCTGCGGCAAACGACGACCGACTGTGGTCATCGGACGGGATACCCGCGTCTCCGGGCCGATGCTGGAGGCGGCGATCGTCGCCGGTTTGTCGTCCATCGGCGTGGACGTCGTCCGGCTCGGTGTGGTGACGACGCCGGGCGTCGCGTTTTTGACGAAGGCGCTTGGTGCCGACGCCGGCGTCATGATTTCCGCCTCGCATAATCCGGTAAGAGATAACGGCATCAAGTTTTTCGGTCCGGACGGGTTCAAACTGTCGGACGAAACGGAGCTCGCCATCGAGCGGCTGCTCGACCAACCGGTCGACGCGTTGCCGCGGCCGGAAGGCGGATCAATCGGCGTCGTCCGCGACGACGCGGAGGCGAAACGGCGATACGCGGATTATTTGAAGTCGACGGTCGATGTCCGGTTCGACGGATTGAAAATTGCCCTGGACTGCGCCAACGGCGCGGCGTATGAGCTGGCGCCGCGGCTTTTTCGCGAGCTCGGAGCGGAAGTCGTCGTGTCGGCGGCCGAACCGGACGGGCTGAACATTAACGCAGGATGCGGTTCGACGCATATTGCGCATCTGAAGCGTGTCGTGCTGGAGAGCGGGGCGGATTTCGGGCTGGCGTTCGACGGGGACGCCGACCGGCTGATCGCCGTCGACGGCACGGGCGAGGAAGTCGACGGCGACGCGTTGCTGTTGATGCTGGCAATTGAACTTCGCCGATGCGGTAAATTGGTGAACGACACGATCGTGGCCACGGTGATGAGCAATTTCGGCTTTTTCAAGGCGGCCGAATCGCTCGGGTTCCGCACGGTGCAGACCGCGGTCGGCGACCGGTACGTCATGGAAGAAATGCGGCGCGGCGGTTACAGTCTCGGCGGGGAGCAATCCGGCCACATCATTCTGCTCGACTACGCGACGACGGGCGACGGCTTGTTGACCGCACTGCAGGTCGTGCGGACGGTCGTCCGGTCCGGTAAGCCGCTTTCCGAGTTGAGGTCGGTCATGCGAAAATATCCGCAAGTGCTCGTCAACGTTCGTGTCCGAGACAAAAACCGGCTTTACGAAAACGCGGCGGTGGCGGAAGCGATCCGCGCGGCGGAGCGCGAATTGGTCGGTCGCGGACGCGTGCTCGTACGGCCGTCGGGTACCGAGTCGCTCGTCCGCATCATGGCGGAGGGGCCGG